A segment of the Sphingobacterium oryzagri genome:
GCAGCACATCGGGCGGTACAGCAATAAAGATCAGTCCCTCACGATGCGTTTCCAGATCATGCTTGTAGAGCAGGCAACTCCCTTTTTCTGCCCGCAAATTACCGGTTGATAATAAAGCGCACAACGTTGCATAGCCGGCTCTATCCTGCGGATAAACCAGCAAACTGCTGCAATCAACAAAATCCAGTCGACAACCGACAATCAAGCGTATACGCTGTTTTTTTGCCGCCACATGCGCCCGTACAATACCGGCCAGGCTATTTCTATCGGTAATAGCCAACGCTTCGTAGCCAAGCGCCACCGCACTTTCCATCAACTCTTCGGGATGCGAAGCACCACGTAGAAAAGAAAAATTACTCGTAACCTGTAGCTCGATATATCCCATTCTATTTACGCAAAAAATCCATGTAAATACCAGATCGATTTATGATCGCCTTGATAATGTCCAGCGCGAAACAACCAGTACCTTTTGCCTTGTTCATCCTCCACGGCATAATAATCGCGATGTTCACCCTCGTCTATCCACCAGGCGCGTTCTATTCGTTCGGGTCCATCGGCCCTTGCGATCTTGACAATTTCACCTTGGTACCTAAACAACATGGGCGGATAATCGGGAATCGGTGCCGTCACTTCAATGCGCTCTGGCGGATGAAGCAATCGCGTAGGACGTGGCATGTCCATGCGCCAAGGCAAATTTATTTTCTCTGTCAGGTAAGCTGCTGCTCGTATAGATCGCTCTGGCCAATAATCTTGTGCCGGCAGGTAACGATTGATTTGACAAGCCGGATCTTGCCCCTTAATTCTATCCAACAATTCCGCAATATCATTGGCGGCAAACCCCGTGTCTTGCTGCCATAATAACTCTTGTGACGAAGCTGCCTCATGCACCATAAGACCCTCTAACACAAAAAGCTCAATGCCCAAGGCCGGCTCGATGTCGCCAATCTTTTGTAAAAAAAGACGATGCAAATGGGGCACATGCGATGACGGACGGTTGGTACCGACCGTTATACTCACGAGCTTACCATCTACACGATGACAGATCAGTTTAGCCTTTCGCAATCCCTTACCTTCCCCCGCGAGCCGCGCACAAAGTTGCAAAAGCAATTCTTCCACAGCCAGTTCTATCGCTTTGCGCGTACGAACCGGCTCCAGGCAGGGCAAACGTTCGCTATAAGGCACTACAGGGCGCAAAGACAACAAAAACTCATCCTCTTTGCCAAGAAACTGGTCGATACGCTTCAACAAATCCGCAGTAAAACGTCTTTTTAAAGCAGCGGATGGCAAAGCTACAATGGCGCCTAACGTTCGAAAACCAAGTTTGTGCAAACGGTCTAGCGCACTTTGTTCCAAACGTAAACCTGCAATAGGTAAATGAGCAAGCGCATCAACCTGACTGCCAGCCTTAATCACGGCTAGATTTTCGCTATACCGGGCAGCAGCCCAAGCAGCTCCAACCGTATCGGCCACCGCAATAGCCACCTGATATCCTTTGAGCGAGAGCTGTCCTTGTATAGCATGTAGATAAGCCTTCTCGTCTCCCCAAAGATGGGTACAGCCCGTGCTTTCCAGCAACAATCCTTGTCCAGCAATATCTAGCGCAACGATGGGCGTAAACTTGATGCACCATAAACCAATAGCTTTCAAAAGTTTTTCAGCACGATCTGCTTTATCATCCAGCACCAGCAGTTCGGGAACAGCCGCTTTTGCATCGGCTAAGACCATAGCAACCTGTATACCATGTTGCTGCGCCACTTCATTAACAGCTGTAATACACATTCGTCCGCTCACGGGCGCCGCAAATACCAGTGGAGCCAATCGTTGCGCAATATGCGTTCGACTTGACCAATCAGTTAATAAAAAAGGAAACCATATTGAAACATAACGCCGCTTCATAACCTAGCTTACTTTCAAGTTAGGCCGGATAGATCGTTGCACCGGCTTCTTATCTAAACGTTCGGGTATAAATTGATGCGCTTGCCAGGTAACCTGCCAATGACTGGGGTTGCCGTTTTTCACCTTTAACAGATTGACGCCCCACACCGGAAAACCAATCCCCGGAAGTTCATCGATAATCTTACTCGGCAGGGGTTTAACATGCCAACGCACCGCACAAACCGTAGACATACGGACGCGAGCCGCTTTTCGCAAGAGTAAGCCCGTAACCCGGCTTTTTTCGACGGCCAGTTGCAATCGACGCGACTGTATAAAATCCAGATCTGAAATTTCAGCGATAACACAACACAAACTACTGCATTTTAAGCTTTCTTCCAGCGCCCATAAAATGTCTTGCTCCTTATGCATACAAACAAAAACAATACGATCAGGAGCTATCCCAAAATTTTGAATAGCAGCGGGAAATACCGTATGGCTATTACTAATCCACAGGCATACGGCAGTGTTATGCATCAAAACAGACAACAAGCCGCCCACAAAACCTGTGGTAGCGGCTTCTTCTTCTTGCGAATCGGTAATGAATTCATGAATAGTACCCGTAGGAAAAGCCTGACCAGGAAACGCAGATTCGAACGCGCCAAACCCGACACGCGTAGTGTTTTTTTTAATCTCTTTGTAGCCCTGCCATGTTAAAATCTTTTGCTGCAGGGCTTCGATTACCTGTTGCTTGTTTGCCATATCCATATAATACCTCCTTTCCGTAAACAAAAATAATACTAAATTTTTTAGTAAAAAAGTTTTATCACTTTTTATTATATTTAGCTTTCTAAACTTCAATCTATGAGCAGCATACGTATCGTTTCTTTTTTAATACTTTTTGCCAGCGCCAGTACGTTTACTATTTTTGCACAGTCACCCTCCCCGAAAAAGCGACCAAATATCGTGTACATTATGAGTGACGATCATGGTTATCAAGCGATCAGCGCGTATGGTTACGGCCTAAATCAAACCCCAAATATCGATCGGCTTGCGAAAGAAGGATTACTATTTACCCGAGCTACGGTTACCAATTCGCTTTGTGCGCCTAGCCGTGCAGTATTACTGACCGGAAAACACAGTTACATCAATGGCAAAATAGACAATGAAGCGAAATTTGATTGGCGACAGGATAACTTTGCGAAAATCCTGCAAGCCCATGGTTACCAAACAGCCCTTATCGGAAAAATTCATATGGATGGACGACCAGCGGGTTTTGACCATTCAGCCGTACTCATAGATCAAGGCGAGTATTACAACCCCAACTTCATCATCAATGGCAAAAAGCAACAATTGCAGGGCTATGTTTCTGATTTAACGACCGATATGGTGTTGGATTGGATAGACAATCGTGATAAAGAAAAACCTTTTTGCGTACTTTATCACCAAAAAGCGCCCCATCGGGAGTGGCTCCCTGCTCTACGCCATATTGCAAAATATACCCAAATGAAATTTCCGGAACCGGCAACGCTCTTTGACAATTTTGAAGGCCGTGGTACTGCTGCCAAGACAGCGGAAATGAATATCTTGAAACATATGAATTGGGCAGGCGATAACAAAATACCGCCCGCCATGATGGATGAACTGGGCTTGAAAGAATACATGAATTGGGACAAAGCAGCTTACACAAATAATTTGGGCCGGATGTCTGCGCAAGAACGTGCACAGTGGGACTCCGTTTATCAACCGATCATGGAAGATTTTAAAGCAGCTTACCCTAATATGTCACAACAGGAGCTCATGCAGTGGCGCTTCCAACGCTACATGCAAGATTATTTAGGCACGGTGGCCGCTGTAGACGATGGTGTAGGCAAATTACTGGATTATCTCCAAGCTAATGGTCTGGAGGAAAACACTATTGTGATCTACACGTCTGATCAAGGCTTTTACCTGGGTGAGCACGGCTGGTTTGATAAACGATTTATGTACGAAGAGTCGCTACGCACGCCACTCCTTATTAAATATCCTAAAGAAATCGCTGCAGGAATAAGTTCTAGTGCACTCGTTCAAAATCTAGATTTCGCGCCAACTTTGCTGGACTACGCCGGTGTAGCTGCCCCGAAAGATATGCAAGGTCAATCATTCAGAAAACTGGCCGCCGGAACAGACAGCACCTGGCGTGATGCAGCATATTATACGTATTATGAGTATCCAGGCATACATATGGCCAAAAGGCATTACGGCATACGCACCGATCGGTATAAATTAATTCATTTTTATTACGATGTGGATGAGTGGGAACTCTATGACTTGGAGCGCGACCCGCAAGAATTAAAAAACGTATACGATGATCCGGCTTATGCCAACGTAAAAAGTGAAATGCAGCAAAAACTCGAAAAAGTCAGGAAGGAATACAAGGATTCGGATGCGAATGACCAAAAATTTCTACCCGAGAATAAAATCAATCGACAGGCAAAGAACTAGTCACAGTAAGTACATATAAAATCCTGTTCTTTTTGTGCACGAAAAGAACAGGATTTTATATACTATCGTAAAAACCTACAAAGTAGCCATATCGATGACAAAACGGTACTTCACATCATTTTTTTCCATGCGCGCATAAGCCTCTTCTATGTAGGCCATATCGATCACCTCAACATCGGACGTGATATTATGCGCGGCACAAAAATCAAGCATTTCTTGTGTTTCCGCGATTCCACCAATCATGGAGCCTGCCAAACTGTTTCGGTTCATGATCAAAGAAAAAGCCGGAATTGCAGCCGGTACTGCTGGCACTCCCACACAGATATGTGTTCCATTGGTTTTTAATAAACCCATGTATGCCGCAATATCATGCGCTGCGCTTACCGTGTCTAATATGTAATCAAACGAACGTTTGGCTGCTTCAAATTCTGCAGGATCAGTAGTTACGATAAAATTATGTGCTCCCAATCTTTTCGCATCTTCCCGTTTACTAGCCGATGTGCTTAGTACGGTAACTTCAGCGCCGAAAGCAACGCCAAACTTAACCGCCATATGCCCTAAACCACCTAAACCCAGCACGGCTAATTTTGTACCAGCACCCACATTCCAACGGCGCAATGGCGAATACGTCGTGATACCCGCACATAGCAGCGGTGCCACACCAGGCAACGACAAATTTTCAGGCACGCGAAGCACAAACTCTTCCTTTACCACAATTGTCTTCGAATAACCACCATAGGTTGGCATACCATCGGTATAAATATTTATTCCATTGTACGTTTGTATATTGCCACGCTCGCAATATTGTTCCTCGCCATCGCGACAACTTGCGCAGCTGCTACACGAGTCGACCATACAGCCTGTACCAACCAAATCACCTACTTTAAATTTTTGAACCGACGCACCGACCTGCGCTACACGGCCAACAATCTCATGTCCGGGTACCATTGGAAAAATACCTTCAAACCAATCGTTACGTACCTGGTGCAAATCAGAATGGCACACGCCACAATACAAAATATCGAACTGTACATCCGTCGGACCTATTTCACGTCGTTCAAAATCCCATTCCACTAATTTTTCGCCAGCACTCAATGCTGCGTAACCTTTTGTTGCTATCATATTAATTAGAATCTAGATATTACTCTTCTCAACTTATTATAAAACACTATTCTGTAAAAAAACAATCCGACCGCTAAGTTGTTTTAGTAAACCTTAGGAATATAAGCTGTAAGCGCGACAATACGCATGACGGATAAACCCACTACAGATCTGGTTCTAATGCGACCAACATTGCTTTACTCCTTGCTTGATAAGCCGCCGGCATGGCTTGCCATGTCTGATCGTAAACCACATGATACACATCTTCTTCATTTCCCGACGGATAATAAGCTGTAGCTTTTGCCTTTATACATCTTCTATCCTCTTTACTAAAGTAATAAACCAACTGCTTATAAGGTTTTGCATCAAGGCCATCACTATCGCCCAGGTAACTTAAGTAAAAAACAGGAAAGCCATCTACAGCTTCGATTAAGCAATTTTTATAATCAAACTGCGGCCAGTATACGGCATTTCCAAAATCCTGAAAACGTGCTTTTTCAACCAATCCACCATGATCTTCAATCAAGATAAATGCGTAAAGATCATGATCGGTAAGTGTATACCCCGGCACCTCATCTTGTCGGACGACGCCAAAAGTGCCGTCGCGTAGTGTGCCATACACTTCTTGCGTATGTGCTTCCTGATAGTCGGTAGATTTAATTTTCTTTTTAAATACAAAATAAAAATTACCCATAGCCGACTCGGCTTGGATAATCATCGTCGTTTTACCGTAGCGCGTACGCTC
Coding sequences within it:
- a CDS encoding Y-family DNA polymerase, yielding MKRRYVSIWFPFLLTDWSSRTHIAQRLAPLVFAAPVSGRMCITAVNEVAQQHGIQVAMVLADAKAAVPELLVLDDKADRAEKLLKAIGLWCIKFTPIVALDIAGQGLLLESTGCTHLWGDEKAYLHAIQGQLSLKGYQVAIAVADTVGAAWAAARYSENLAVIKAGSQVDALAHLPIAGLRLEQSALDRLHKLGFRTLGAIVALPSAALKRRFTADLLKRIDQFLGKEDEFLLSLRPVVPYSERLPCLEPVRTRKAIELAVEELLLQLCARLAGEGKGLRKAKLICHRVDGKLVSITVGTNRPSSHVPHLHRLFLQKIGDIEPALGIELFVLEGLMVHEAASSQELLWQQDTGFAANDIAELLDRIKGQDPACQINRYLPAQDYWPERSIRAAAYLTEKINLPWRMDMPRPTRLLHPPERIEVTAPIPDYPPMLFRYQGEIVKIARADGPERIERAWWIDEGEHRDYYAVEDEQGKRYWLFRAGHYQGDHKSIWYLHGFFA
- a CDS encoding NAD(P)-dependent alcohol dehydrogenase codes for the protein MIATKGYAALSAGEKLVEWDFERREIGPTDVQFDILYCGVCHSDLHQVRNDWFEGIFPMVPGHEIVGRVAQVGASVQKFKVGDLVGTGCMVDSCSSCASCRDGEEQYCERGNIQTYNGINIYTDGMPTYGGYSKTIVVKEEFVLRVPENLSLPGVAPLLCAGITTYSPLRRWNVGAGTKLAVLGLGGLGHMAVKFGVAFGAEVTVLSTSASKREDAKRLGAHNFIVTTDPAEFEAAKRSFDYILDTVSAAHDIAAYMGLLKTNGTHICVGVPAVPAAIPAFSLIMNRNSLAGSMIGGIAETQEMLDFCAAHNITSDVEVIDMAYIEEAYARMEKNDVKYRFVIDMATL
- a CDS encoding sulfatase family protein — translated: MSSIRIVSFLILFASASTFTIFAQSPSPKKRPNIVYIMSDDHGYQAISAYGYGLNQTPNIDRLAKEGLLFTRATVTNSLCAPSRAVLLTGKHSYINGKIDNEAKFDWRQDNFAKILQAHGYQTALIGKIHMDGRPAGFDHSAVLIDQGEYYNPNFIINGKKQQLQGYVSDLTTDMVLDWIDNRDKEKPFCVLYHQKAPHREWLPALRHIAKYTQMKFPEPATLFDNFEGRGTAAKTAEMNILKHMNWAGDNKIPPAMMDELGLKEYMNWDKAAYTNNLGRMSAQERAQWDSVYQPIMEDFKAAYPNMSQQELMQWRFQRYMQDYLGTVAAVDDGVGKLLDYLQANGLEENTIVIYTSDQGFYLGEHGWFDKRFMYEESLRTPLLIKYPKEIAAGISSSALVQNLDFAPTLLDYAGVAAPKDMQGQSFRKLAAGTDSTWRDAAYYTYYEYPGIHMAKRHYGIRTDRYKLIHFYYDVDEWELYDLERDPQELKNVYDDPAYANVKSEMQQKLEKVRKEYKDSDANDQKFLPENKINRQAKN
- a CDS encoding ImuA family protein, yielding MANKQQVIEALQQKILTWQGYKEIKKNTTRVGFGAFESAFPGQAFPTGTIHEFITDSQEEEAATTGFVGGLLSVLMHNTAVCLWISNSHTVFPAAIQNFGIAPDRIVFVCMHKEQDILWALEESLKCSSLCCVIAEISDLDFIQSRRLQLAVEKSRVTGLLLRKAARVRMSTVCAVRWHVKPLPSKIIDELPGIGFPVWGVNLLKVKNGNPSHWQVTWQAHQFIPERLDKKPVQRSIRPNLKVS